A region of Paenibacillus sp. 37 DNA encodes the following proteins:
- a CDS encoding Gfo/Idh/MocA family protein produces MKKMKVGIIGCGKISGIYMENCHRFEVLELVAVADLDRKRAEEQAAAYNVPNVYSVDEILADPEIELIINLTIPSVHADVCLRALESGKHVYVEKPLAVTREEGQAVLETAKRKGLLVGCAPETFFGSGIQTSLQLVEEGVIGKPVAATAFMMSRGHEHWHPDPEFYYASGGGPMFDMGPYYLTALVQLMGPIKSIAGMTGKAMEERTITSEKKRGQVVPVEIPTHVTGLLQFEQGAIGTLITSFDVFGGSALPPIEIYGTHGTLQVPDPNTFGGPVRYRLLGEHEWTEVPLLPGYQENTRGIGVADMAYAAQSGRAHRASGELAYHVLEAMWAFHDSSDEQTFYQMKSSCQRPAALPVDLPLYTLDK; encoded by the coding sequence ATGAAAAAAATGAAAGTAGGCATTATTGGCTGCGGTAAAATCAGCGGTATTTATATGGAAAATTGTCACCGGTTCGAGGTGCTGGAACTTGTTGCTGTTGCGGATCTTGATCGGAAACGTGCAGAGGAGCAGGCTGCAGCCTATAACGTGCCAAACGTATACAGCGTGGATGAAATCTTGGCTGATCCTGAGATTGAGCTGATCATCAACCTGACGATTCCTTCCGTTCATGCGGATGTATGCTTGCGGGCGCTTGAATCAGGCAAACATGTCTATGTGGAAAAACCACTCGCTGTTACCCGTGAAGAAGGGCAGGCTGTGCTCGAAACAGCGAAGCGTAAAGGATTGCTCGTGGGCTGCGCGCCAGAGACTTTCTTTGGTTCAGGTATCCAGACTTCACTTCAATTGGTAGAAGAAGGGGTAATCGGCAAGCCGGTTGCGGCAACCGCATTTATGATGAGCCGTGGTCATGAACACTGGCACCCAGATCCGGAGTTTTATTACGCATCAGGCGGTGGGCCAATGTTTGACATGGGTCCGTACTACCTCACGGCATTGGTTCAACTGATGGGACCGATCAAGTCCATTGCGGGCATGACAGGTAAAGCCATGGAAGAACGGACGATTACGAGTGAGAAAAAGAGAGGCCAAGTGGTTCCCGTCGAAATTCCAACTCACGTTACGGGTCTGTTGCAGTTTGAGCAGGGTGCCATTGGCACGCTAATTACGAGCTTTGACGTATTTGGCGGAAGTGCACTGCCACCGATTGAGATATACGGCACGCATGGCACATTGCAGGTACCTGATCCCAACACCTTCGGCGGTCCGGTTCGTTACCGCTTGCTGGGTGAACATGAATGGACGGAAGTTCCGCTTCTCCCAGGATATCAGGAAAATACACGCGGCATCGGTGTGGCAGATATGGCCTATGCAGCCCAAAGTGGACGTGCACACCGTGCGAGCGGGGAACTGGCATACCACGTACTTGAGGCCATGTGGGCATTCCATGATTCATCAGATGAGCAGACTTTTTACCAGATGAAAAGCTCGTGTCAGCGCCCGGCTGCATTGCCGGTGGATCTGCCATTGTATACATTGGATAAATAA